CGGCAAGCTCGTCATGACCGGAACCGGAAAGGAGCTCGTCTAGCGGGGGATGCACATGAGAGTGCTGAGCTTCCTGACCTCCCTGCTCGTTGCTCTCTCGTTCCTCCTCCCCTGGCTTAGGCCGCCCTCCGGAGAGCTGACGTTCCTCCATATTCTCAACGAGATTGTGACTTCCCCGAACGGCTTCGAGGGAGCCTTCTGGTGGCTAAACCCGAGCAGCACGGGCTCAATATTCACCTACGTGGCCTTTTTCGCGGGCCTCTTCATGATACTCCTCGGCGTCTTCTTCGGCCTCCTCGGGGGGAGGCTCGGTCCAGGAGTCGGTCTGGTCGGCATGCTCCTCTTCACAGTCATCGCATGGTACTTCTACGGAGGGGGCTTCCTCGAGATCCTCGGTGAGGGCTACCTGCTGGCCCTCGGTTCCTTCGTGGCCGGCTTTCTCCTGGCGGGCGGTAAGTATCTCTAACCGACTACTTCAACAACGTCGCCATTTCCGGGCGGCAGGACTGCCATGATGTCCTCTTCCCTCACTTTGTAGCCCCACTTCTCCAGGATGTGCTTTATTCTCTTCACGAGCTCGCTCTTCTTAAGCGAGCCAGGTCTGATGACGATGTACTTATCCGTGTGAGCCTTTATCGCGTCCACCGGGGCGCAGATCACGTAATCTTCTCCCTCGTAGTTTATCACACCGACGGCGAGCTTGAGAGGCAGTCCATGGAGCCAGTTCCTCTTACCGTAGACCATAAAAGCTCCTTTTCCAAGGTATTCGCCGCTCGGGGTCTGCTTGGTGACCTGGTTTGGATAGGCCCAGTAGGCATCCTCGCTGTAGACCCCTCTGCTCCATGCCTTGCTCATCGAGACAGCGAACTGGCAGGCCTCGAATACTGTCTTCTCCCCGGCCTTCTGCCCGTCCTTGATTACGACGTGGGGAGCGCCATAAACGTCGGCGTGGCAGTAGAGGTCGTTATCCGTCATGTGCCTCTTTATCAGAATCTCGTTGGTGCTCGCGTCCTTTCCGGCCAGAACGAGGAAGCCCTCGCTCGAGATAAACCAGCGGAACTTCTCGAACCACTTCTTCTTTCTCCGCTCGATTTTCTTGACGTTGAGTTCCTTCTTCATCTCCTCCTCGATGAGCTTCTCAACCTCGTCGAGCTTCCGTTTGGTATCTTCGTAGGCCTTTAAAGCACCCTCATACTTGTGGCGGAACTTCTTGGCATTCTCGTAGTATAGCTCCGCGTTCTCCCCTATGCTCCTGTTGAGGTAGAGCCTGACCTTTTTTCCTTCGAGCTCTATCGTGACGGCCTTCTCTTTGGGGTCGATGCCCTTCACCATCAGAGCGACCTTGTTTCCAGCTTTCTTGCCCTCCTCGATTCTGCGCTTAAACTCGTCCCAGCCGAGGGTTTCGGTTGCCTTCCTGAACTCCTCCAGCAGGCGCTCCACGAGGGCGTAGTTTGCGTAGATCAAATCGCCTATCTCCTGGTTGGCCTTCGCACTTTCCTCGAAGCCCTTCAGCATCTCCTCCTGCTTCCTCAGCGTCATAAGGAGCTGCCTCTTCTTCGCCTCTAGCTTTTTAGTCTGCTCAACCTTTGCCTTTTCGACCGTTATCTTCCCGAAGTACTCATCCAGGGCTTCGCTGAAGGTGTTGAAGTACTTCTTCTCAAACCCATCGTAGATCCTCAGCTCTATCGGGACGACGTCGTGCATGTTGCCGTCTTTAAAGACTATGTTTGGCCTTGGCTCGTCGTTGAAGGTCCTGAGCATCGCGTCATAAACCTTTAGGAGGTCATCGTCGCTCAGCTCTTTAACTGGCGCCGTCTTCTCGAAGCCCGCCCGGATGGAAATCTCCTCCGCGTACATACCGCCCATGTTTAGTTTTCTCGCCAGGGCCCGGACGAGCTCTAGATTCTCTTCCTCCCGCATAAGCTCCAGGAAGCGCTCCTTCGAGACCTCGAGCGGGTTCTCCCTCGCGGGCGGATACTGGTACTCGGCCTTCGGCATTATCCTCCGGTCCTTGTACTCCTCGTAGCGAAGCGCCGCAACAATCTTGTTCTCAGAATCCACGAGGATGATGTTTCCACGCCTGAAAAGCTCGCCTATGATGGTGTAGTCCCCGATTTTGACCTTAACTATCCTGTCGAAGCCGTGCTGCTCTATGGCATCGATGAAGCCACCGGAGAGATGCTTCCTGAGGAGCATCGTGAAGCTCGACGGACTCTTTGGGGCCTCCTTGACGTAGCTCGTCAGATGGAAGCGCTTCCCTGCCTGGAGAATGAGGTCTGCCCTGCCCTCTTTCGTGCGGAGCTTTATCCTTATCTCATCCCCGTCGTGGTAAACCTTATCAACGCGAGAACCAACCAGCCACTGGAGTTCTCTAACTATGTAGCGTATATCAACGCTGCTCATTTCCTCCTTCATTCTCCCACCGAAAAGAGTTGGAGTGGGGAGTTAAAAGCTTTCACAAGAGCCTGGGACCAAGTACCAGGACGAGCCCACCGGCGAGCGCCATGGCCGCACGGAGAGTCTCCGAGTTGGAGTCGTCGAAGGCCTCGTTCAGAAGCTCCCAGAAAAGCCCGGCAACGCCCATGTTATAGATTATCACGCCAGTTTACTGAAAGCACCGGCACCGGAGGCAAGGACTGCCAATATTGCTCCAAGCAGGGCCACCGAGACAACGCTGGCAAGAAAGCCGGTTTCCAACCCTTTACCTCCACCACAACCGCCACTTAGGAACTGGAGTGACCATGTTAAAACCCTTTTCCCAGATGCAGAGCACACTTGTGTATACAAGCCCATAGATGAACTCACTAAAGTTAAATAGTCTAACGCTGTAACACTCATGGTGATACAGATGAAAGGCTACTTCACGTTCGTACTGCACACCCATCTTCCATACGTCAGGAAGCACGGGAAATGGCCCTTCGGTGAAGAGTGGGTATACGAAGCAATGAGCGAAACCTACCTGCCCCTGCTCATGGAGTTCGAGAGGCTGAGGGAGAGCGGGGTGAAGTTCAACCTGGTGATCAACATAACACCGGTTCTGGCGGAGCAGCTCGCGGACGAGTACATGAAGGATGAGTTCGAGCGCTATATAAGGAGGAAGATAGAGGCGACGGAGAAAGACCTCCTGTCGGGGAAATACGACAAGAAGGCCGTGAAGGCCAGCTTAGACCACTTCCGGAGGGTCTACGACTACTGGAGGGCCATAAACGGCGACATCCTCGGGAAGTTCCGCGAGTTGCAGGATGCGGGGTACATCGAGATAATAACCTCCGCGGCGACACACGGCTATCTGCCCCTCCTGGGGAGGGACGAGGCGATAAGGGCCCAGATAGCCAATGGCGTTGCCACCTATGAGAAGTACTTCGGGAGAAGGCCGAGGGGGATATGGCTGCCGGAATGTGCCTACAGGCCCTCTGGTGAGTGGGACCTACCGGGCGGGAGGAAGGTCAGGAGGCAGGGCATCGAGAAGTTCCTTGAGGAGTTCGGCATAGAGTACTTCTTCGTGGAGAGCAAGCTCATTGATGAAGGTCCCGTCACCAAAGAGTACGGTGAGGTTGAGGTTTACGAAGGTGGAAAGAGCACGCTCAGGCCCTACTGGATAAAGGGTTCGAACGTTGCCGTCTTCGCGAGGAACAGGGAGACGGGCCACCAGGTCTGGAGCGCCCACTTTGGCTACCCCGGTGACTTCTGGTACAGGGAGTTCCACAGGAAGGCCCCGGAGAGCGGAGGCCAGTACTGGAGGATAACTGGTAAGGACGTTGACATCGGTGAAAAGGAGTTCTACGACCCGGACAAGGCCATGGAACGCGTTGAAGAGCACGCGAGGCACTTCGTCTCACTGGTGGAGAGACTTCTGAGGGAGTACGAGGAAAAGACCGGAGAGAAGGGCATAATAGTGGCTCCATACGACACGGAGCTCTTCGGCCACTGGTGGTTCGAGGGAGTTAAATGGCTCGGCAGGGTTCTTGAGTTAATGGCAAGCAGGGGAATAGAGACGGTCAGCCTCTCCAGGTTCCTTGAGAACTACTCCGGCGAGAGGCACGATATAGAGCTTCCAGAGGGCTCGTGGGGGGCAAACGCCGACCACTCGACATGGTGGAATGAAGAAACGGAGTGGACGTGGGAGCACGTTTACCGCGCGGAGGACAGGATGGTCGCTCTCGCGAGCAGGTTTTACGGAAAGGATGCCCTGGCCGACCGCATAATAGAACAGCTCGCGAGGGAGCTTTTGATTTTAGAGGCCAGCGACTGGCAGTTCCTTATAACAACGGGCCAGGCAAAGGAGTACGGCAAGAGGAGGGTTTTGGTCCACAGCAGGGACTTCCACAGGCTGGCTAACGAGCTTGTGAGGTACGCGAAGACGGGAGAGTTCGATACTAAACTGCTTGAAGAGCTTGAGGAGCGCGATAACGCCTTTAAGCCAGTATTGGTGGAGCACTACGTCAGCGAGAACCCGCCGGAGCTTGAGGAATACGTCGAGCCTCCCGAGGTTCCGCCGGAGAAGGGAGGGGCCGAAAAGCCGGCCGAAGAGAGGGCCTACTCGACTGCCATAGCCGTTGAAACGGTGGAATCAAAGAGAGAAAAAGAGGGTCGTTAAGTCGTCGAAGAAGAAAAAGAAGGTCGCCAGAAAGCAAACCTCAAAAAAGGCCGAAAAGAGAAGGGAAAACGGTGCGAGCGACCTCCTCTCAATAAAGGGAATCGGACCAAAAACGCTGGCAAGGCTCAGAAAAGCTGGCGTTGAAAGCGTTGAAGACCTAAAAAGGGCTGATCCCGAAGAACTCGCCAGAAAAACCCGGATCTCCGTGAAGAGAATCCGGAAGTTCATCGAACAGATTAAATGACATTTTTTCTTTCCGAAACCCTTTTCGGAACTTTGCCCTATTTATTTTTGGTGGTACAATGAAGAAGGTGGAGGCTATTTTACGACCCGAGGATTTTGAGAACGTGAAGAAGGCCCTCAAGAGTGCAGGATTCATGCCCCTGACGGTCTCCTCCGTTCAGGGAAGGGGAGTTCAGGGAGGTGTTCCGCCGTACGATCTACTGCCGAAGATTAAGCTTGAGATAGTGGTTAATGACAGCGACCTTGAGCAAGTCATCGACATAATAGCCAGAAACGCCAAGCGGGGCATTCCCGGGGACGGGAAGATCTTCGTCCTGCCAGTGTACGACGCGGTTAGGATAAGGACGGGAGAAAGGGGGGAGGAAGCCCTCTACTAAAGGAAAGCATGTCTGTGCTTGTAGAGCCCCACGGCCGAACTTAGCACCAAGTAAAGTTCTACGGCCGCCAGCAGTACGAGGACGATTAGGTAACCCTTTGCGAAGGTTGTACTCTTGCTGAGGTGCTGGGCTATTTCCGCTATCTTCGCGGGGTCGTTTAGGTTTCTCATACCATAGCTCAGCGCCATGGCCCCCACTATCACGGGTATTGGGATGGCAGAATACGCAAGGAGGAGACCCAGGTAGCCCCTCCTCTGGAGGGAGAGCATTGAGAGTACTATCGGTATAGCGAGTATCAGCGCGGTTATCGCGAGGAATTGGTTCAGATAAAATCCCGTGAGCATGAAGAACGCCGTCATCCCGAAGAGGTACTTCCGGTAGACCCCCTTCAGTTCCTTCATCTTCTCAGGGACGAAGTCGTACTCGGCCGAGCGGGAGTAGAGGAGAATCCTATCTGCGAGCTTCAGGTAGTTCTTCTTTCCTTCCCTCTCAATGGCCTTGTCCGTGCTCATGGTCTTGAATTCCTTGGCCTTTTTATAGAAGAACTCCGCAAGCTCTTCGTTGTCTTTTTCGACCTCTTCTGCAAGCTTCTTGAAGTTCTTCGAGGCCTCGCTTATCTTTGCCTTCACGCGCTCCTTTTCCTTATCGGTGAGGAGCGTGATGCGGTCAATTCTACCGAGAGTTGATTCGAGAACCTCTGCTGTGTCAAGAAGAATGTCCCTACTCTTCACGTCAACACCTCCAAAATTTGAAAAGAAAAGGGATTTAAGACCCTTGTGCTTTCTCGGCCTTAAGGAGCCGTCCGACGCTCCAGTACATCAGGGCGAAGATAACGAGCCATGCACCCACCATGTAGATTACCCAGCTTTCCATCGTCACCACCTCAGACCCTTATGATGACCTCGTTCTTCTCTAGCTCCTTTGCATACTTCTTCTTGATTGAGTAGTAGCTCTCCACGGCGCCTATGACAAGCATCACTATTATCGCTATCCTTGCCGGCCACTCCAGCGTTGATCCAACGAGGCTCTTGAACATTCCGATCATGGGTACCAGCAGCAGTATTGGTGCGATGTAGAGGATTATTGGCTTGTACCAGCTTGGCACGGTCATCCATGCGCCCTCGTGGAGTTCCTTCCAGAAGTTGTCGGGCTTGAAGAGGTAGACCGCTATTATGATATCAAAGAGCGCTAGTAGGGTCAGCTGGAAGTTCACCCACGCATCGACCTGATCCATGTAACCGCTGATGTAGACGACTGGGAGGCCCATCACGAGGTAGAGCAGGAGTACCAGCCAGGTGCCAGTGCTCCTCTTGATGTTGAGGTCCTCCTCAAGCAGTGCCGTGAGGTAGTTGTACATGGCTATGGCCGATGTAAAGCCCGCGAACCAGAGGAGCAGGAACCACAGCGCACCGAAGATCCTTCCAGCATCCCCCATGCTTACGAAGACGTTCGGCAGGCTGGTGTATGAGAAGCCAAGGCCGAACTCGTGACCGATCCAGGAAAGGGCCTCACTCTTGCCCTTGGCAAGGATCTCTGGCGGGACTATCTTGGGAGCGTAGGCGGTGGCGAGCGGTATGGCTATTGAACCGCCGAGGACGACCTCAGCGAACTCGTTGAGCGAGACGGTGGCTATGCCCGAGAGGGCAACGTCATCCTTCGGGCCGAGGTAGCTGGCGTAGTTCTGGATGATACCCATACCCAGCGAGAGCGTGAAGAATATCTGCCCTGTTGCCGCGAGCATTACCTCCCACAGGTGGTCTCCGAGGTAGCTCCAGTTGGGGCTCCAGATGAACTTGAAGCCGTCAATGGTGCTCCAGTTGGGGTCAACCGGGGAGCCGAGGACAAAGATGTAGCCGACCATGAGGATGGCGAATACGTAGAGCAGCGGCATTATTACCTTGACCCATCTCTCTATTCCCTTGCTGACACCCTGACCAACGGCTATGGCAAGCAATATCACCGTTATACCCCAAAACAGGAAGACCTGACCGTAGTTGCTGAGGTAGTTGCTGAAGAATTCTCCCGTGTTCTGGCCGAAGTAGGCGCCAGTTATGCTGAACCAGGAGTAAGCCGCTGACCATCCAATGAGGTGCAGGTAGTAGCTGTTGAGAAGCACCGTCAGACTGAAGGCAAGCATTCCTGCTATAACGCCAAACCAGAGCGCGCTCCTCGGCTTGAGGCTCTCCCTGGCCATGAGGTAGTACGTTGGACCGAGGGTACCGTGGCCATACTTGCCACCGTAGCGACCGGCGACCCACTCAATCCACATCACTGGAATACCGAGGAAGAACAATGCCACGAAGTACGGCACCATGAAGGCGCCGCCACCGTTTTGGGCCACCTGCGTCGGGAACCTGACGAAGTTACCAAGGCCTATTGCGTTTCCGGCCATTGCTAAAATCAAACCGAGTTTAGTTGCCCATTGATCCCTCTGTTGTTCCACAATCTCCACCTCCTATTCTTAAGTGTCTGGGATAGCTAACCCCTGGATAGTATTGGGGCATTGTGTATAAGCAAAGGCATTCTATAAAAAACTTTCTGATGGCTTTGTTCGACGAAAGACGATTTACTCGGGCATAAAACTTACAGTATCGGCATTTTGTCGTTTTTTCAATACGCCATGATAACGTAACCAATCTGTTGGAGGTATGACAACCATATGACCTTTTGTGGAAAATATGTCAAAAATCTGCTGGGAGCATCATCCCAAAAAGGTTTAATTTACCGTGCACCAAAATCCCGTGGCGCCCGATGATTGCAACAAGAGTGAGCTGAGGGGGTGATGACCGACTTCTCGCTGAGGGCGCCGTGAACTGCATTGAAAATGCGTTCATCTGAGCCATTTCTTCATCAAAAGTTCATCGATGTAGTCTTGTGTTCTCCAATGTATAAAAAATCTTGGATGTACATCGCCCTTTTTGCCCCAAGATTTCGGGAGGGTTTTTCTTTTCGCCGAAAATTTCCGTATATAACTTTTTGTTTGAAATCAACCGTTCTCCTGCCTCCTTTATCGAAAGGTTTATATATGCAAATGCCTAAGGGTAGCTCGCAGATTACCGAAACCCGAGGTGGTATAGATGGTCGAGATTGACCCCTTTGAGATGGCCGTTAAGCAGCTTGAGAGGGCTGCCCAGTTCATGGACATAAGCGAAGAGGCCCTCGAGTGGCTCAAGAAGCCCATGAGGATTGTTGAGGTCTCAGTTCCGCTCGAGATGGACGACGGTTCTGTCAAGGTTTTCACCGGTTTCCGCGTCCAGCACAACTGGGCCCGCGGTCCGACCAAGGGTGGTATAAGGTGGCACCCGGCCGAGACTCTCAGCACCGTTAAGGCCCTCGCCACCTGGATGACCTGGAAGGTTGCAGTCGTTGACCTCCCCTACGGTGGAGGTAAGGGTGGTATCATCGTTGACCCGAAGAAGCTCTCCGAGAGGGAGAAGGAGAGGCTCGCCCGCTCATACATCAGGGCCATCTACGACGTCATCAGCCCGTACACCGACATTCCGGCCCCGGACGTTTACACCAACCCGCAGATCATGGCCTGGATGATGGATGAGTACGAGGCCATCAGCAGGAGAAAGGTTCCGAGCTTTGGTATCATCACCGGAAAGCCGCCCGGAGTCGGCGGTATTGTCGCGAGGATGGACGCAACGGCGAGGGGTGCCAGCTACACCGTCCGCGAGGCCGCCAAGGCCCTCGGCATGGACCTCAAGGGCAAGACCATCGCCATCCAGGGTTACGGTAACGCTGGCTACTACATGGCCAAGATCATGAGCGAGGAGCACGGCATGAAGGTCGTAGCGGTCAGCGACAGCAAGGGCGGCATCTACAACCCGGACGGCCTTAACGCCGACGAAGTTCTCGAGTGGAAGAAGAAGAACGGCACCGTCAAGGACTTCCCGGGAGCTACCAACATCACCAACGAGGAGCTCCTCGAGCTTGACGTCGACGTCCTCGCCCCGAGCGCCATCGAGGGTGTCATCACCAAGGACAACGCCGACAAGATCAAGGCCAAGATCGTTGCCGAGCTCGCCAACGGTCCGACCACCCCGGAGGCCGACGAGATACTCCACGAGAAGGGCGTCCTCATCATACCGGACTTCCTCTGTAACGCCGGTGGTGTCACCGTCAGCTACTTCGAGTGGGTTCAGAACATAACCGGCGACTACTGGGACACCGAGACCACCAGGGCCAAGCTCGACAAGAAGATGACCAAGGCCTTCTGGGACGTCTACAACACCCACAAGGAGAAGGGCATCAACATGAGGGACGCCGCCTACGTCGTAGCCGTCCAGAGGGTCTACGACGCCATGAAGTGGCGCGGATGGGTGAAGAAGTGATTTCTTCTCCCTTTTCTATTCGTTTCTACGCCTGATAATTCTCTCTTCTTACAGGCGTCGCAGACAATCTGTTGTTTGAAAAAATTAGGACGGTGTTAATTCGAGGGAAGCTCACACCTTCGCCCAGTACTCCTTTTCTTCCACCATTGCCTTTATCATCTCGTCCTCGTCCTTGAACATCGTCCTCCTCGACGGGTTCTGCATGCCGTAGAACTCCATGAATGGGCTGGGTCTTCTCTTGAACGGGTAGTAGAGGTAAATAGCAGCGAGCGTTCTGTAAGCCTCGGCCATCTCGCTTATAACTCCTGCAGAAACGCCCTCCGCGTAGTGATAAACCGCTATCGCCTTGCTGACGTCGACGAGGTTGAAATCGCGCTCGACGAGCTGGCGCCTCAGTATGTCGGTAGCCTGCTCTATGTCGGCCCTGTCAAGCTCCTCAACCTCCTCCCCATCAAGGAGGTGCTTTATCCTGATGCGCTTTACCGAGGGATCCGCGTTCACCTGAGCGTCATATTCGGCGACGACCCACCAGTCGTCTAAAGCTCCTGGATCAAGGACCGTGAAGTGCTCGCTCAGCTTGTTGTAGAATCCCCTGACGCGGTGGTAGTACTCCTCCTCGTGACCTGTCATTGGGTAGCTGAGGTAGACGAGGGGCTTCTCGTTCTCGTGGAAGAGCAGATCGAGGAAGACAGCGTGTGGGTGCCTTATGCCGAACTGGAGGACGTAGCGAACCTCGAGCCCCTCTTTCTTGAGTTCGTGGACGAGGGTCTTCACGTGGTTTATCGCGTCCTCGCGCCACATAACAAGGGTGGTGAGCTTTATGTTCTCGGGGTTCTCACCGAAGCGCTCGAACCATTCGGGGTCGTTGATGATCCTCCTCCTGACGGACAGGACGTCGTCGAGGACTATTATGACGCGGTCAGGTTTCAGGAGTTTGAGGTTGCTCGCTGTGAAGCCGATGACACTCCCACTTCCCCAGCGGAAGAGGCTCGGCGTTGAGACGAGGTGATAGACCTTATCGCTCCCGTCTATCTCCCTCCGGATTCTCTCAAAGGCCTCGTCGCGTATCTCATTCATCAAATCCTGGTGGTTTATGGCAAAGTCGAGGACGTTCTTCCTCGTTATCTTAACGCCCCTCTCCTTGCCGACTTCTCTTATGTAATCAAAAACATGGTAGTAGGCGTAGCTCTCGTTCTCCACGAGCTTGAGCGCCTCGGTTATGTACTCATCCCTGCCGTTGAGCGGCGGGCCTGTGAGCAGGACTACCTCCTTCATTCTACCACCCCACTGTATTTAACCCCGTATTTTGGACGAAACCTTTAAATACTATTCCCCCAAAGTGCGGTTGTAAAGGTTCTTCTATTCTAAAAACATACCAGCAGGGGTGTTGTAATTGGCTGAAAAGCTAAAGGGAACGACTACAGTCGGCATTGTATGTAGGGACGGCGTAGTCCTGGCAGCGGACAGGAGAGCATCGCTCGGCAACATGGTGCTGTCTGAGAACGTGACAAAGGTGTTCTGGATAGACGACCACCTGGCCCTCGCAGGGGCGGGTAGTGTCGGCGATATTCTGAGCATAGTAAGGCTTCTGAGGGCAGAGGCCAAGCTCTACAGGGCCAAGGTTGGCAGAGAAATGAGCGTTAAGGCCCTCGCAACACTGACTTCTAACATCCTTCACGGGGGCAGGGGCTACGCTTACCTTGCCTGGTTCCTCGTTGGTGGCTACGACTCTGCCCCGAGGCTCTACTCAATAGACGCCGCTGGCGGCGTTACGGAGGACAGGTTCACCGCCGCCGGTTCCGGAATGGAGTTCGCCTTCTCCATACTTGAAACCGAGTTTGAAGAGGATATGCCCCTTAAAGAGGGCGTTAAGCTGGCACTCAGGGCAATAAAGGCCGCCACCAGGAGAGACGTTTTTACCGGGGGCGGCGTTACCCTCGTTACCATCACAGAGGAAGGTTACAAGGAGTGGACCGA
The sequence above is drawn from the Thermococcus pacificus genome and encodes:
- the psmB gene encoding archaeal proteasome endopeptidase complex subunit beta, which gives rise to MAEKLKGTTTVGIVCRDGVVLAADRRASLGNMVLSENVTKVFWIDDHLALAGAGSVGDILSIVRLLRAEAKLYRAKVGREMSVKALATLTSNILHGGRGYAYLAWFLVGGYDSAPRLYSIDAAGGVTEDRFTAAGSGMEFAFSILETEFEEDMPLKEGVKLALRAIKAATRRDVFTGGGVTLVTITEEGYKEWTEEEIKALLE
- a CDS encoding P-loop NTPase family protein — translated: MKEVVLLTGPPLNGRDEYITEALKLVENESYAYYHVFDYIREVGKERGVKITRKNVLDFAINHQDLMNEIRDEAFERIRREIDGSDKVYHLVSTPSLFRWGSGSVIGFTASNLKLLKPDRVIIVLDDVLSVRRRIINDPEWFERFGENPENIKLTTLVMWREDAINHVKTLVHELKKEGLEVRYVLQFGIRHPHAVFLDLLFHENEKPLVYLSYPMTGHEEEYYHRVRGFYNKLSEHFTVLDPGALDDWWVVAEYDAQVNADPSVKRIRIKHLLDGEEVEELDRADIEQATDILRRQLVERDFNLVDVSKAIAVYHYAEGVSAGVISEMAEAYRTLAAIYLYYPFKRRPSPFMEFYGMQNPSRRTMFKDEDEMIKAMVEEKEYWAKV
- the gdhA gene encoding glutamate dehydrogenase, which codes for MVEIDPFEMAVKQLERAAQFMDISEEALEWLKKPMRIVEVSVPLEMDDGSVKVFTGFRVQHNWARGPTKGGIRWHPAETLSTVKALATWMTWKVAVVDLPYGGGKGGIIVDPKKLSEREKERLARSYIRAIYDVISPYTDIPAPDVYTNPQIMAWMMDEYEAISRRKVPSFGIITGKPPGVGGIVARMDATARGASYTVREAAKALGMDLKGKTIAIQGYGNAGYYMAKIMSEEHGMKVVAVSDSKGGIYNPDGLNADEVLEWKKKNGTVKDFPGATNITNEELLELDVDVLAPSAIEGVITKDNADKIKAKIVAELANGPTTPEADEILHEKGVLIIPDFLCNAGGVTVSYFEWVQNITGDYWDTETTRAKLDKKMTKAFWDVYNTHKEKGINMRDAAYVVAVQRVYDAMKWRGWVKK
- the rqcH gene encoding ribosome rescue protein RqcH, with translation MKEEMSSVDIRYIVRELQWLVGSRVDKVYHDGDEIRIKLRTKEGRADLILQAGKRFHLTSYVKEAPKSPSSFTMLLRKHLSGGFIDAIEQHGFDRIVKVKIGDYTIIGELFRRGNIILVDSENKIVAALRYEEYKDRRIMPKAEYQYPPARENPLEVSKERFLELMREEENLELVRALARKLNMGGMYAEEISIRAGFEKTAPVKELSDDDLLKVYDAMLRTFNDEPRPNIVFKDGNMHDVVPIELRIYDGFEKKYFNTFSEALDEYFGKITVEKAKVEQTKKLEAKKRQLLMTLRKQEEMLKGFEESAKANQEIGDLIYANYALVERLLEEFRKATETLGWDEFKRRIEEGKKAGNKVALMVKGIDPKEKAVTIELEGKKVRLYLNRSIGENAELYYENAKKFRHKYEGALKAYEDTKRKLDEVEKLIEEEMKKELNVKKIERRKKKWFEKFRWFISSEGFLVLAGKDASTNEILIKRHMTDNDLYCHADVYGAPHVVIKDGQKAGEKTVFEACQFAVSMSKAWSRGVYSEDAYWAYPNQVTKQTPSGEYLGKGAFMVYGKRNWLHGLPLKLAVGVINYEGEDYVICAPVDAIKAHTDKYIVIRPGSLKKSELVKRIKHILEKWGYKVREEDIMAVLPPGNGDVVEVVG
- a CDS encoding alpha-glucosidase codes for the protein MKSRDILLDTAEVLESTLGRIDRITLLTDKEKERVKAKISEASKNFKKLAEEVEKDNEELAEFFYKKAKEFKTMSTDKAIEREGKKNYLKLADRILLYSRSAEYDFVPEKMKELKGVYRKYLFGMTAFFMLTGFYLNQFLAITALILAIPIVLSMLSLQRRGYLGLLLAYSAIPIPVIVGAMALSYGMRNLNDPAKIAEIAQHLSKSTTFAKGYLIVLVLLAAVELYLVLSSAVGLYKHRHAFL
- a CDS encoding P-II family nitrogen regulator, which codes for MKKVEAILRPEDFENVKKALKSAGFMPLTVSSVQGRGVQGGVPPYDLLPKIKLEIVVNDSDLEQVIDIIARNAKRGIPGDGKIFVLPVYDAVRIRTGERGEEALY
- a CDS encoding sodium-dependent transporter, with the translated sequence MEQQRDQWATKLGLILAMAGNAIGLGNFVRFPTQVAQNGGGAFMVPYFVALFFLGIPVMWIEWVAGRYGGKYGHGTLGPTYYLMARESLKPRSALWFGVIAGMLAFSLTVLLNSYYLHLIGWSAAYSWFSITGAYFGQNTGEFFSNYLSNYGQVFLFWGITVILLAIAVGQGVSKGIERWVKVIMPLLYVFAILMVGYIFVLGSPVDPNWSTIDGFKFIWSPNWSYLGDHLWEVMLAATGQIFFTLSLGMGIIQNYASYLGPKDDVALSGIATVSLNEFAEVVLGGSIAIPLATAYAPKIVPPEILAKGKSEALSWIGHEFGLGFSYTSLPNVFVSMGDAGRIFGALWFLLLWFAGFTSAIAMYNYLTALLEEDLNIKRSTGTWLVLLLYLVMGLPVVYISGYMDQVDAWVNFQLTLLALFDIIIAVYLFKPDNFWKELHEGAWMTVPSWYKPIILYIAPILLLVPMIGMFKSLVGSTLEWPARIAIIVMLVIGAVESYYSIKKKYAKELEKNEVIIRV
- a CDS encoding amino acid permease; the protein is MHMRVLSFLTSLLVALSFLLPWLRPPSGELTFLHILNEIVTSPNGFEGAFWWLNPSSTGSIFTYVAFFAGLFMILLGVFFGLLGGRLGPGVGLVGMLLFTVIAWYFYGGGFLEILGEGYLLALGSFVAGFLLAGGKYL